Proteins co-encoded in one Leptodactylus fuscus isolate aLepFus1 chromosome 4, aLepFus1.hap2, whole genome shotgun sequence genomic window:
- the SALL3 gene encoding sal-like protein 3 isoform X4 has product MSRRKQAKPQHLRSDEDIGTTEVLTDSNVPGEGPDDGDSGNESRSGSEETNVCEKCCAEFFKWTDFLEHKKTCTKNPLVLIVNDDVAASASEEFPEPSPESSSSDHAESETAEEAVQVENNETGDIKETEKEEEPMEVETTEEKKFPNQEASNTSTPLPQIPDPSSMTNYNMPNTNVTLETLQSTKVAVAQFSQNARCIGGTGAATAATAMAIPMILEQLMALQQQQIHQLQLIEQIRSQVALMNRQPLRPPLTSSVPAQNPPIPTPSQLQSFTAHPSLQLTPVVPPTLAGSISNNQPPSFENPQHTSQPASGASTPNIPCSVSCTPTDTSTSLSINAKSVSVTPSPVPNTTTSATHPQSSSTPPSIGHGNILTSPSSLPSPLLPQSSSNSVIFPNPLVSIAATANALDPLSALMKHRKGKPPNVSVFETKSTSEDPFFKHKCRFCAKVFGSDSALQIHLRSHTGERPFKCNICGNRFSTKGNLKVHFQRHKEKYPHIQMNPYPVPEYLDNVPTSSGIPYGMSLPPEKPVTTWLDSKPVLPTISTSIGLQLPPTIPGVNSYGDSPSITPMNRSPQRPSPASSECNSLSPSINHTETMVTSAESPQSAQPATTTVPKTEPIALPPTVARTAEPPASGQISSPVTTSIPTLTDTTISTSLPNPVLPSMPEQFKAKFPFGGLLESMQTSETSKLQQLVENIDKKMTDPNQCVICHRVLSCQSALKMHYRTHTGERPFKCKICGRAFTTKGNLKTHFGVHRAKPPLRVQHSCPICQKKFTNAVVLQQHIRMHMGGQIPNTPLPEGFQDAMDSELSYDEKNLETLSNYDDDFDDNSMDDELDMKDTANDPSKPLIPYSESSPSSPPTVISSIAALENQMKMIDSVMSAQQFIGLKTLENGSGESDRLSNDSSSAAGDLESQSAGSPAMSETSSSMQVLSPAHSHSESIRSKSPHVINQEEPPELQLKTEKPDSPLPAPENEGALDLTATNPVRPIIKEEAPFSLLFLSRERGPSQTTTSLVTSTAPAMIKMEVNGHTKPISLGEGPHLPAGIQVPAAPQTAMSPGITPMLAPPPRRTPKQHNCHSCGKTFSSASALQIHERTHTGEKPFGCTICGRAFTTKGNLKVHMGTHMWNNAPARRGRRLSVENPMALLGGDALKFSEMFQKDLAARAMNVDPSFWNQYAAAITNGLAMKNNEISVIQNGGIPQLPVSLGGSAIPPLSNMSSGMDRTRTGSSPPIISMDKVGSDSIVNRPFTRFIEENKEIGIN; this is encoded by the exons TACCTGGGGAAGGACCAGATGATGGGGATAGCGGGAATGAAAGCCGAAGTGGAAGTGAGGAGACCAATgtttgtgaaaaatgctgtgcTGAATTCTTCAAATGGACTGACTTCTTAGAACACAAAAAAACCTGCACTAAAAACCCTCTTGTGCTGATTGTAAATGATGATGTAGCAGCATCAGCCTCAGAAGAGTTTCCCGAGCCATCTCCTGAAAGCTCTTCAAGTGATCACGCAGAGAGCGAGACTGCAGAGGAAGCTGTCCAGGTAGAAAATAATGAAACTGGTGATATAAAAGAAACAGAAAAGGAAGAGGAACCCATGGAGGTTGAAAccactgaagaaaaaaaatttccaaatcaAGAAGCCTCAAACACTTCTACTCCTCTACCTCAAATACCAGATCCATCTTCCATGACTAATTACAACATGCCAAACACTAATGTAACATTAGAGACTCTTCAAAGTACAAAAGTCGCAGTTGCACAGTTTTCACAAAATGCGCGGTGCATAGGTGGTACAGGTGCTGCCACTGCTGCGACAGCTATGGCAATTCCAATGATTCTAGAACAACTGATGGCACTGCAACAGCAGCAGATACACCAGCTGCAACTCATTGAACAAATACGCAGTCAGGTTGCACTGATGAATCGTCAGCCACTACGTCCTCCATTGACCTCTTCAGTTCCAGCACAAAATCCTCCAATTCCAACACCCAGTCAACTGCAGAGCTTTACTGCACATCCAAGCCTTCAGTTAACACCTGTAGTCCCACCTACCCTTGCAGGATCAATATCTAACAATCAACCACCATCATTTGAAAATCCACAACATACATCACAGCCTGCCTCTGGGGCCAGTACCCCAAATATCCCATGTTCTGTCTCTTGTACACCAACAGACACAAGCACATCCTTATCAATTAATGCTAAATCAGTATCAGTAACCCCTAGTCCTGTGCCCAATACAACAACCAGTGCTACTCATCCTCAGAGCTCATCTACTCCTCCGTCCATTGGACATGGAAATATCCTCACCTCACCTTCCAGTTTGCCAAGCCCACTTCTACCTCAAAGTTCTTCAAATAGTGTGATCTTCCCCAACCCACTTGTAAGCATAGCTGCAACGGCTAATGCATTAGATCCCCTTTCTGCACTTATGAAACATCGTAAGGGAAAGCCACCCAATGTATCAGTGTTTGAGACCAAGTCCACTTCTGAGGACCCATTTTTTAAACATAAATGTAGATTTTGTGCCAAGGTCTTTGGGAGCGACAGTGCTTTACAGATCCACTTGCGCTCTCATACAGGTGAAAGGCCTtttaaatgtaatatatgtggaaATCGGTTTTCCACAAAAGGCAATTTAAAAGTTCACTTTCAGAGACATAAAGAAAAATATCCCCATATTCAGATGAATCCATATCCTGTTCCAGAATATCTTGACAATGTCCCAACTAGTTCTGGAATACCATATGGAATGTCTCTTCCTCCTGAAAAGCCCGTAACAACATGGTTAGATAGCAAGCCAGTATTACCAACAATTTCAACATCTATTgggttgcaacttccccccacaaTACCAGGTGTTAACAGCTACGGTGATTCACCCAGCATTACTCCAATGAATAGATCACCTCAAAGGCCATCTCCTGCATCAAGTGAATGCAACTCTTTGTCTCCAAGCATAAATCATACTGAAACCATGGTAACATCTGCAGAATCTCCACAGTCTGCTCAGCCAGCGACAACAACTGTCccaaaaacagaacccattgccCTTCCTCCTACAGTCGCACGAACAGCTGAACCACCTGCAAGTGGACAAATATCATCTCCTGTGACAACATCTATTCCCACACTAACAGACACCACCATATCAACAAGCCTCCCAAATCCAGTGCTTCCGTCTATGCCTGAGCAGTTTAAAGCAAAATTTCCATTTGGTGGTCTTTTAGAGTCTATGCAAACATCAGAAACATCAAAACTGCAACAACTAGTTGAGAACATTGATAAAAAAATGACAGACCCGAATCAATGTGTAATTTGTCATCGGGTACTTAGTTGTCAGAGTGCTCTTAAGATGCATTACAGAACCCATACAGGAGAGAGACCATTTAAATGCAAAATTTGTGGACGTGCTTTTACTACTAAGGGGAATTTAAAAACTCATTTTGGTGTTCATCGGGCAAAACCTCCATTAAGAGTTCAGCATTCATGTCCAATTTGTCAGAAAAAGTTTACGAATGCTGTTGTCCTGCAGCAACATATCCGTATGCATATGGGTGGACAGATTCCAAATACCCCCTTACCCGAGGGCTTCCAAGATGCAATGGACTCTGAACTTTCCTATGATGAAAAGAACCTTGAAACACTGAGCAATTATGATGATGATTTTGATGATAATTCTATGGATGATGAGCTAGATATGAAAGATACAGCAAATGACCCTTCTAAGCCACTAATACCATACTCTGAGTCATCACCCTCCTCACCTCCCACTGTCATCTCAAGTATCGCTGCTTTAGAAAATCAGATGAAAATGATTGACTCTGTTATGAGTGCACAGCAATTTATTGGTTTAAAAACCTTAGAAAACGGATCAGGGGAAAGTGATCGCTTAAGCAACGATTCTTCATCTGCTGCAGGAGATCTTGAGAGCCAAAGTGCAGGCAGTCCTGCAATGTCTGAGACTTCTTCATCGATGCAGGTTTTGTCACCCGCACATAGTCATAGCGAAAGCATCAGATCTAAATCTCCCCATGTAATTAATCAAGAAGAACCACCAGAACTACAGCTTAAGACAGAGAAACCTGACAGTCCCTTGCCTGCCCCAGAAAATGAAGGTGCACTGGATCTGACAGCCACCAATCCTGTGAGACCAATCATCAAAGAAGAGGCCCCTTTTAGCCTGCTGTTCCTGAGCAGAGAACGTG GTCCCAGCCAAACTACTACTAGCCTGGTCACCAGCACAGCGCCTGCCATGATCAAAATGGAAGTGAATGGTCACACCAAGCCGATCTCATTGGGTGAAGGTCCTCACCTTCCAGCTGGAATCCAGGTTCCTGCTGCACCACAGACAGCGATGAGCCCAGGCATCACTCCTATGCTGGCACCCCCTCCACGACGAACTCCCAAGCAACACAACTGTCACTCGTGTGGGAAGACCTTCTCTTCAGCAAGTGCACTACAGATACATGAACGTACTCATACTGGTGAAAAGCCATTTGGTTGCACAATCTGTGGTAGAGCATTTACCACAAAAGGGAATCTTAAG GTCCATATGGGGACTCACATGTGGAATAATGCTCCCGCAAGACGTGGTCGTAGACTTTCTGTGGAAAACCCAATGGCTTTGCTAGGGGGAGATGCACTGAAGTTTTCTGAAATGTTTCAGAAAGATTTGGCAGCTCGAGCAATGAATGTCGACCCCAGTTTTTGGAATCAGTATGCTGCTGCTATCACAAATGGGCTGGCTATGAAAAACAATGAAATTTCTGTTATACAGAATGGAGGCATTCCCCAGCTccctgtcagtttaggtggaagTGCAATTCCTCCTTTAAGCAACATGTCCAGTGGGATGGACCGAACACGTACTGGTAGCAGCCCCCCTATCATTAGTATGGACAAAGTGGGCTCTGATTCTATTGTAAATCGGCCATTCACAAGGTTCATTGAGGAAAACAAGGAAATTGGCATAAACTGA
- the SALL3 gene encoding sal-like protein 3 isoform X3: protein MSRRKQAKPQHLRSDEDIGTTEVLTDSNAVPGEGPDDGDSGNESRSGSEETNVCEKCCAEFFKWTDFLEHKKTCTKNPLVLIVNDDVAASASEEFPEPSPESSSSDHAESETAEEAVQVENNETGDIKETEKEEEPMEVETTEEKKFPNQEASNTSTPLPQIPDPSSMTNYNMPNTNVTLETLQSTKVAVAQFSQNARCIGGTGAATAATAMAIPMILEQLMALQQQQIHQLQLIEQIRSQVALMNRQPLRPPLTSSVPAQNPPIPTPSQLQSFTAHPSLQLTPVVPPTLAGSISNNQPPSFENPQHTSQPASGASTPNIPCSVSCTPTDTSTSLSINAKSVSVTPSPVPNTTTSATHPQSSSTPPSIGHGNILTSPSSLPSPLLPQSSSNSVIFPNPLVSIAATANALDPLSALMKHRKGKPPNVSVFETKSTSEDPFFKHKCRFCAKVFGSDSALQIHLRSHTGERPFKCNICGNRFSTKGNLKVHFQRHKEKYPHIQMNPYPVPEYLDNVPTSSGIPYGMSLPPEKPVTTWLDSKPVLPTISTSIGLQLPPTIPGVNSYGDSPSITPMNRSPQRPSPASSECNSLSPSINHTETMVTSAESPQSAQPATTTVPKTEPIALPPTVARTAEPPASGQISSPVTTSIPTLTDTTISTSLPNPVLPSMPEQFKAKFPFGGLLESMQTSETSKLQQLVENIDKKMTDPNQCVICHRVLSCQSALKMHYRTHTGERPFKCKICGRAFTTKGNLKTHFGVHRAKPPLRVQHSCPICQKKFTNAVVLQQHIRMHMGGQIPNTPLPEGFQDAMDSELSYDEKNLETLSNYDDDFDDNSMDDELDMKDTANDPSKPLIPYSESSPSSPPTVISSIAALENQMKMIDSVMSAQQFIGLKTLENGSGESDRLSNDSSSAAGDLESQSAGSPAMSETSSSMQVLSPAHSHSESIRSKSPHVINQEEPPELQLKTEKPDSPLPAPENEGALDLTATNPVRPIIKEEAPFSLLFLSRERGPSQTTTSLVTSTAPAMIKMEVNGHTKPISLGEGPHLPAGIQVPAAPQTAMSPGITPMLAPPPRRTPKQHNCHSCGKTFSSASALQIHERTHTGEKPFGCTICGRAFTTKGNLKVHMGTHMWNNAPARRGRRLSVENPMALLGGDALKFSEMFQKDLAARAMNVDPSFWNQYAAAITNGLAMKNNEISVIQNGGIPQLPVSLGGSAIPPLSNMSSGMDRTRTGSSPPIISMDKVGSDSIVNRPFTRFIEENKEIGIN, encoded by the exons CAGTACCTGGGGAAGGACCAGATGATGGGGATAGCGGGAATGAAAGCCGAAGTGGAAGTGAGGAGACCAATgtttgtgaaaaatgctgtgcTGAATTCTTCAAATGGACTGACTTCTTAGAACACAAAAAAACCTGCACTAAAAACCCTCTTGTGCTGATTGTAAATGATGATGTAGCAGCATCAGCCTCAGAAGAGTTTCCCGAGCCATCTCCTGAAAGCTCTTCAAGTGATCACGCAGAGAGCGAGACTGCAGAGGAAGCTGTCCAGGTAGAAAATAATGAAACTGGTGATATAAAAGAAACAGAAAAGGAAGAGGAACCCATGGAGGTTGAAAccactgaagaaaaaaaatttccaaatcaAGAAGCCTCAAACACTTCTACTCCTCTACCTCAAATACCAGATCCATCTTCCATGACTAATTACAACATGCCAAACACTAATGTAACATTAGAGACTCTTCAAAGTACAAAAGTCGCAGTTGCACAGTTTTCACAAAATGCGCGGTGCATAGGTGGTACAGGTGCTGCCACTGCTGCGACAGCTATGGCAATTCCAATGATTCTAGAACAACTGATGGCACTGCAACAGCAGCAGATACACCAGCTGCAACTCATTGAACAAATACGCAGTCAGGTTGCACTGATGAATCGTCAGCCACTACGTCCTCCATTGACCTCTTCAGTTCCAGCACAAAATCCTCCAATTCCAACACCCAGTCAACTGCAGAGCTTTACTGCACATCCAAGCCTTCAGTTAACACCTGTAGTCCCACCTACCCTTGCAGGATCAATATCTAACAATCAACCACCATCATTTGAAAATCCACAACATACATCACAGCCTGCCTCTGGGGCCAGTACCCCAAATATCCCATGTTCTGTCTCTTGTACACCAACAGACACAAGCACATCCTTATCAATTAATGCTAAATCAGTATCAGTAACCCCTAGTCCTGTGCCCAATACAACAACCAGTGCTACTCATCCTCAGAGCTCATCTACTCCTCCGTCCATTGGACATGGAAATATCCTCACCTCACCTTCCAGTTTGCCAAGCCCACTTCTACCTCAAAGTTCTTCAAATAGTGTGATCTTCCCCAACCCACTTGTAAGCATAGCTGCAACGGCTAATGCATTAGATCCCCTTTCTGCACTTATGAAACATCGTAAGGGAAAGCCACCCAATGTATCAGTGTTTGAGACCAAGTCCACTTCTGAGGACCCATTTTTTAAACATAAATGTAGATTTTGTGCCAAGGTCTTTGGGAGCGACAGTGCTTTACAGATCCACTTGCGCTCTCATACAGGTGAAAGGCCTtttaaatgtaatatatgtggaaATCGGTTTTCCACAAAAGGCAATTTAAAAGTTCACTTTCAGAGACATAAAGAAAAATATCCCCATATTCAGATGAATCCATATCCTGTTCCAGAATATCTTGACAATGTCCCAACTAGTTCTGGAATACCATATGGAATGTCTCTTCCTCCTGAAAAGCCCGTAACAACATGGTTAGATAGCAAGCCAGTATTACCAACAATTTCAACATCTATTgggttgcaacttccccccacaaTACCAGGTGTTAACAGCTACGGTGATTCACCCAGCATTACTCCAATGAATAGATCACCTCAAAGGCCATCTCCTGCATCAAGTGAATGCAACTCTTTGTCTCCAAGCATAAATCATACTGAAACCATGGTAACATCTGCAGAATCTCCACAGTCTGCTCAGCCAGCGACAACAACTGTCccaaaaacagaacccattgccCTTCCTCCTACAGTCGCACGAACAGCTGAACCACCTGCAAGTGGACAAATATCATCTCCTGTGACAACATCTATTCCCACACTAACAGACACCACCATATCAACAAGCCTCCCAAATCCAGTGCTTCCGTCTATGCCTGAGCAGTTTAAAGCAAAATTTCCATTTGGTGGTCTTTTAGAGTCTATGCAAACATCAGAAACATCAAAACTGCAACAACTAGTTGAGAACATTGATAAAAAAATGACAGACCCGAATCAATGTGTAATTTGTCATCGGGTACTTAGTTGTCAGAGTGCTCTTAAGATGCATTACAGAACCCATACAGGAGAGAGACCATTTAAATGCAAAATTTGTGGACGTGCTTTTACTACTAAGGGGAATTTAAAAACTCATTTTGGTGTTCATCGGGCAAAACCTCCATTAAGAGTTCAGCATTCATGTCCAATTTGTCAGAAAAAGTTTACGAATGCTGTTGTCCTGCAGCAACATATCCGTATGCATATGGGTGGACAGATTCCAAATACCCCCTTACCCGAGGGCTTCCAAGATGCAATGGACTCTGAACTTTCCTATGATGAAAAGAACCTTGAAACACTGAGCAATTATGATGATGATTTTGATGATAATTCTATGGATGATGAGCTAGATATGAAAGATACAGCAAATGACCCTTCTAAGCCACTAATACCATACTCTGAGTCATCACCCTCCTCACCTCCCACTGTCATCTCAAGTATCGCTGCTTTAGAAAATCAGATGAAAATGATTGACTCTGTTATGAGTGCACAGCAATTTATTGGTTTAAAAACCTTAGAAAACGGATCAGGGGAAAGTGATCGCTTAAGCAACGATTCTTCATCTGCTGCAGGAGATCTTGAGAGCCAAAGTGCAGGCAGTCCTGCAATGTCTGAGACTTCTTCATCGATGCAGGTTTTGTCACCCGCACATAGTCATAGCGAAAGCATCAGATCTAAATCTCCCCATGTAATTAATCAAGAAGAACCACCAGAACTACAGCTTAAGACAGAGAAACCTGACAGTCCCTTGCCTGCCCCAGAAAATGAAGGTGCACTGGATCTGACAGCCACCAATCCTGTGAGACCAATCATCAAAGAAGAGGCCCCTTTTAGCCTGCTGTTCCTGAGCAGAGAACGTG GTCCCAGCCAAACTACTACTAGCCTGGTCACCAGCACAGCGCCTGCCATGATCAAAATGGAAGTGAATGGTCACACCAAGCCGATCTCATTGGGTGAAGGTCCTCACCTTCCAGCTGGAATCCAGGTTCCTGCTGCACCACAGACAGCGATGAGCCCAGGCATCACTCCTATGCTGGCACCCCCTCCACGACGAACTCCCAAGCAACACAACTGTCACTCGTGTGGGAAGACCTTCTCTTCAGCAAGTGCACTACAGATACATGAACGTACTCATACTGGTGAAAAGCCATTTGGTTGCACAATCTGTGGTAGAGCATTTACCACAAAAGGGAATCTTAAG GTCCATATGGGGACTCACATGTGGAATAATGCTCCCGCAAGACGTGGTCGTAGACTTTCTGTGGAAAACCCAATGGCTTTGCTAGGGGGAGATGCACTGAAGTTTTCTGAAATGTTTCAGAAAGATTTGGCAGCTCGAGCAATGAATGTCGACCCCAGTTTTTGGAATCAGTATGCTGCTGCTATCACAAATGGGCTGGCTATGAAAAACAATGAAATTTCTGTTATACAGAATGGAGGCATTCCCCAGCTccctgtcagtttaggtggaagTGCAATTCCTCCTTTAAGCAACATGTCCAGTGGGATGGACCGAACACGTACTGGTAGCAGCCCCCCTATCATTAGTATGGACAAAGTGGGCTCTGATTCTATTGTAAATCGGCCATTCACAAGGTTCATTGAGGAAAACAAGGAAATTGGCATAAACTGA
- the SALL3 gene encoding sal-like protein 3 isoform X2, with amino-acid sequence MSQTHTEEEGHSMPAPALSAGELLPSSAKAVPGEGPDDGDSGNESRSGSEETNVCEKCCAEFFKWTDFLEHKKTCTKNPLVLIVNDDVAASASEEFPEPSPESSSSDHAESETAEEAVQVENNETGDIKETEKEEEPMEVETTEEKKFPNQEASNTSTPLPQIPDPSSMTNYNMPNTNVTLETLQSTKVAVAQFSQNARCIGGTGAATAATAMAIPMILEQLMALQQQQIHQLQLIEQIRSQVALMNRQPLRPPLTSSVPAQNPPIPTPSQLQSFTAHPSLQLTPVVPPTLAGSISNNQPPSFENPQHTSQPASGASTPNIPCSVSCTPTDTSTSLSINAKSVSVTPSPVPNTTTSATHPQSSSTPPSIGHGNILTSPSSLPSPLLPQSSSNSVIFPNPLVSIAATANALDPLSALMKHRKGKPPNVSVFETKSTSEDPFFKHKCRFCAKVFGSDSALQIHLRSHTGERPFKCNICGNRFSTKGNLKVHFQRHKEKYPHIQMNPYPVPEYLDNVPTSSGIPYGMSLPPEKPVTTWLDSKPVLPTISTSIGLQLPPTIPGVNSYGDSPSITPMNRSPQRPSPASSECNSLSPSINHTETMVTSAESPQSAQPATTTVPKTEPIALPPTVARTAEPPASGQISSPVTTSIPTLTDTTISTSLPNPVLPSMPEQFKAKFPFGGLLESMQTSETSKLQQLVENIDKKMTDPNQCVICHRVLSCQSALKMHYRTHTGERPFKCKICGRAFTTKGNLKTHFGVHRAKPPLRVQHSCPICQKKFTNAVVLQQHIRMHMGGQIPNTPLPEGFQDAMDSELSYDEKNLETLSNYDDDFDDNSMDDELDMKDTANDPSKPLIPYSESSPSSPPTVISSIAALENQMKMIDSVMSAQQFIGLKTLENGSGESDRLSNDSSSAAGDLESQSAGSPAMSETSSSMQVLSPAHSHSESIRSKSPHVINQEEPPELQLKTEKPDSPLPAPENEGALDLTATNPVRPIIKEEAPFSLLFLSRERGPSQTTTSLVTSTAPAMIKMEVNGHTKPISLGEGPHLPAGIQVPAAPQTAMSPGITPMLAPPPRRTPKQHNCHSCGKTFSSASALQIHERTHTGEKPFGCTICGRAFTTKGNLKVHMGTHMWNNAPARRGRRLSVENPMALLGGDALKFSEMFQKDLAARAMNVDPSFWNQYAAAITNGLAMKNNEISVIQNGGIPQLPVSLGGSAIPPLSNMSSGMDRTRTGSSPPIISMDKVGSDSIVNRPFTRFIEENKEIGIN; translated from the exons CAGTACCTGGGGAAGGACCAGATGATGGGGATAGCGGGAATGAAAGCCGAAGTGGAAGTGAGGAGACCAATgtttgtgaaaaatgctgtgcTGAATTCTTCAAATGGACTGACTTCTTAGAACACAAAAAAACCTGCACTAAAAACCCTCTTGTGCTGATTGTAAATGATGATGTAGCAGCATCAGCCTCAGAAGAGTTTCCCGAGCCATCTCCTGAAAGCTCTTCAAGTGATCACGCAGAGAGCGAGACTGCAGAGGAAGCTGTCCAGGTAGAAAATAATGAAACTGGTGATATAAAAGAAACAGAAAAGGAAGAGGAACCCATGGAGGTTGAAAccactgaagaaaaaaaatttccaaatcaAGAAGCCTCAAACACTTCTACTCCTCTACCTCAAATACCAGATCCATCTTCCATGACTAATTACAACATGCCAAACACTAATGTAACATTAGAGACTCTTCAAAGTACAAAAGTCGCAGTTGCACAGTTTTCACAAAATGCGCGGTGCATAGGTGGTACAGGTGCTGCCACTGCTGCGACAGCTATGGCAATTCCAATGATTCTAGAACAACTGATGGCACTGCAACAGCAGCAGATACACCAGCTGCAACTCATTGAACAAATACGCAGTCAGGTTGCACTGATGAATCGTCAGCCACTACGTCCTCCATTGACCTCTTCAGTTCCAGCACAAAATCCTCCAATTCCAACACCCAGTCAACTGCAGAGCTTTACTGCACATCCAAGCCTTCAGTTAACACCTGTAGTCCCACCTACCCTTGCAGGATCAATATCTAACAATCAACCACCATCATTTGAAAATCCACAACATACATCACAGCCTGCCTCTGGGGCCAGTACCCCAAATATCCCATGTTCTGTCTCTTGTACACCAACAGACACAAGCACATCCTTATCAATTAATGCTAAATCAGTATCAGTAACCCCTAGTCCTGTGCCCAATACAACAACCAGTGCTACTCATCCTCAGAGCTCATCTACTCCTCCGTCCATTGGACATGGAAATATCCTCACCTCACCTTCCAGTTTGCCAAGCCCACTTCTACCTCAAAGTTCTTCAAATAGTGTGATCTTCCCCAACCCACTTGTAAGCATAGCTGCAACGGCTAATGCATTAGATCCCCTTTCTGCACTTATGAAACATCGTAAGGGAAAGCCACCCAATGTATCAGTGTTTGAGACCAAGTCCACTTCTGAGGACCCATTTTTTAAACATAAATGTAGATTTTGTGCCAAGGTCTTTGGGAGCGACAGTGCTTTACAGATCCACTTGCGCTCTCATACAGGTGAAAGGCCTtttaaatgtaatatatgtggaaATCGGTTTTCCACAAAAGGCAATTTAAAAGTTCACTTTCAGAGACATAAAGAAAAATATCCCCATATTCAGATGAATCCATATCCTGTTCCAGAATATCTTGACAATGTCCCAACTAGTTCTGGAATACCATATGGAATGTCTCTTCCTCCTGAAAAGCCCGTAACAACATGGTTAGATAGCAAGCCAGTATTACCAACAATTTCAACATCTATTgggttgcaacttccccccacaaTACCAGGTGTTAACAGCTACGGTGATTCACCCAGCATTACTCCAATGAATAGATCACCTCAAAGGCCATCTCCTGCATCAAGTGAATGCAACTCTTTGTCTCCAAGCATAAATCATACTGAAACCATGGTAACATCTGCAGAATCTCCACAGTCTGCTCAGCCAGCGACAACAACTGTCccaaaaacagaacccattgccCTTCCTCCTACAGTCGCACGAACAGCTGAACCACCTGCAAGTGGACAAATATCATCTCCTGTGACAACATCTATTCCCACACTAACAGACACCACCATATCAACAAGCCTCCCAAATCCAGTGCTTCCGTCTATGCCTGAGCAGTTTAAAGCAAAATTTCCATTTGGTGGTCTTTTAGAGTCTATGCAAACATCAGAAACATCAAAACTGCAACAACTAGTTGAGAACATTGATAAAAAAATGACAGACCCGAATCAATGTGTAATTTGTCATCGGGTACTTAGTTGTCAGAGTGCTCTTAAGATGCATTACAGAACCCATACAGGAGAGAGACCATTTAAATGCAAAATTTGTGGACGTGCTTTTACTACTAAGGGGAATTTAAAAACTCATTTTGGTGTTCATCGGGCAAAACCTCCATTAAGAGTTCAGCATTCATGTCCAATTTGTCAGAAAAAGTTTACGAATGCTGTTGTCCTGCAGCAACATATCCGTATGCATATGGGTGGACAGATTCCAAATACCCCCTTACCCGAGGGCTTCCAAGATGCAATGGACTCTGAACTTTCCTATGATGAAAAGAACCTTGAAACACTGAGCAATTATGATGATGATTTTGATGATAATTCTATGGATGATGAGCTAGATATGAAAGATACAGCAAATGACCCTTCTAAGCCACTAATACCATACTCTGAGTCATCACCCTCCTCACCTCCCACTGTCATCTCAAGTATCGCTGCTTTAGAAAATCAGATGAAAATGATTGACTCTGTTATGAGTGCACAGCAATTTATTGGTTTAAAAACCTTAGAAAACGGATCAGGGGAAAGTGATCGCTTAAGCAACGATTCTTCATCTGCTGCAGGAGATCTTGAGAGCCAAAGTGCAGGCAGTCCTGCAATGTCTGAGACTTCTTCATCGATGCAGGTTTTGTCACCCGCACATAGTCATAGCGAAAGCATCAGATCTAAATCTCCCCATGTAATTAATCAAGAAGAACCACCAGAACTACAGCTTAAGACAGAGAAACCTGACAGTCCCTTGCCTGCCCCAGAAAATGAAGGTGCACTGGATCTGACAGCCACCAATCCTGTGAGACCAATCATCAAAGAAGAGGCCCCTTTTAGCCTGCTGTTCCTGAGCAGAGAACGTG GTCCCAGCCAAACTACTACTAGCCTGGTCACCAGCACAGCGCCTGCCATGATCAAAATGGAAGTGAATGGTCACACCAAGCCGATCTCATTGGGTGAAGGTCCTCACCTTCCAGCTGGAATCCAGGTTCCTGCTGCACCACAGACAGCGATGAGCCCAGGCATCACTCCTATGCTGGCACCCCCTCCACGACGAACTCCCAAGCAACACAACTGTCACTCGTGTGGGAAGACCTTCTCTTCAGCAAGTGCACTACAGATACATGAACGTACTCATACTGGTGAAAAGCCATTTGGTTGCACAATCTGTGGTAGAGCATTTACCACAAAAGGGAATCTTAAG GTCCATATGGGGACTCACATGTGGAATAATGCTCCCGCAAGACGTGGTCGTAGACTTTCTGTGGAAAACCCAATGGCTTTGCTAGGGGGAGATGCACTGAAGTTTTCTGAAATGTTTCAGAAAGATTTGGCAGCTCGAGCAATGAATGTCGACCCCAGTTTTTGGAATCAGTATGCTGCTGCTATCACAAATGGGCTGGCTATGAAAAACAATGAAATTTCTGTTATACAGAATGGAGGCATTCCCCAGCTccctgtcagtttaggtggaagTGCAATTCCTCCTTTAAGCAACATGTCCAGTGGGATGGACCGAACACGTACTGGTAGCAGCCCCCCTATCATTAGTATGGACAAAGTGGGCTCTGATTCTATTGTAAATCGGCCATTCACAAGGTTCATTGAGGAAAACAAGGAAATTGGCATAAACTGA